From Chloracidobacterium thermophilum B:
GTGCAGATAGACCGCAGCCAGAGTGGCTTCAAGGGGAAGATGGGGCGTCTGTGCCAGCAAACCGGCCACGATGCCGGTCAGAACATCACCACTACCTCCCGTGGCCATGCCGGCGTTGCCCGTCGGGTTGATGTACACGTCACCTTCCGGCGTCGCAATCAGCGTGTAGTACCCCTTGAGCACCACAAACAGATGGTGGGTCGTAGCCAGGCGACGGGCCGCGCCCAGCCGGTCAACCAGCACATCATTGACGGACACCCCCAGCAGCCGCGCCATCTCTCCCGGATGGGGCGTCAGGATGATGGGGCGCTCCGGTGTGCCGCGTCCGGTCTGCCAGGGCGCCAGGCAGTTGAGGGCATCGGCATCGAGCACCGCAGGCGACTGCCCTTCCTGCACAATCCACTGCACAAGGCGACGCACGGCCGGGTCCGTACCCAATCCGGGCCCAATGGCACAGACCGTATGTTGATTTGCCGCCGCAAAACCGGCGCGCAGGCCCTCTTCCGTCAGCCGGCCGTGGCTGTCATCCGGCAAGGCGAGCGTCATGGCTTCCGGCAGACACTGGCTGACGAGCAGAGCCTGGGCGCTGGCCGGAATCGCCATGGTGAGCAGTCCGGCCCCGGCGCGCAGCACGCCTTCGCCCGCCAGTGCCGCCGCGCCGGTTTTTCCACGCGACCCGGCCGTCAGCAGCACATGCCCGACATGACCTTTATGCGCATCCGGCATCCGGCGGGTGCGCTCCAGGTACGCCCGCACCCCCTCTTCCGTGACCAGAAACAACGTCGCCCGGTGATTCGGGGTGGCGCGTAGCAGAGACTCCGGCGAACCGATGTCCACCACCCGCAGTTTTCCGTTGACGTGTCCGGCCGGCGGCAGCACGTTGGCCACCTTTGGTGCCGTAAAGGTCACGGTCAAATCCGCCACGACGTGGACACCCACCGGATGGGGCAGATCGGCTGCCAGACCGGAAGGTATATCCAGAGAGCAAACCGGGACGTACGGGCGAGTGCTGTTGAGGTACTCCACCACCTTGACAAACATCCCTTCCAGACCGCGTGCCAGTCCTGTCCCGAACAGGGCATCCACGTGCAGGTTGAACCGCGAGGGGCTGTTGTTGAGCAGGGCCGCGAAGTCGCTTTCACTCTGAAGTTCCACCAGCCGAATCTGCGGCGACGCCTGCGCCAACTGCGCCACGATGTCGAAATTGACGCGCGCATCGCCACGGGCCGTCTCGCGTTTCCCGAAGAGCAGCACTTCGACCTGTGCGCCGCGCATCCAGAGTTGTCGCGCCACGGCCGCGCCGTCACCGCCGTTGTTGCCTTTGCCGCAAAACACCCGGACGCGCCGCCGCTGAACCGGACCAAAGTGCTGCTCGATGGCCAGGGTGGCACCCACGGCCGCATTTTCCATCAGCAACAGTCCGGGAATTCCAAACTGCTCACTGGTGAGCCGATCAACTTCGGCCATGTGGGCCGCAGAGAGAATGGGTTGCACGGCACGTCACCTACACCGTTTCACCGGTAGTTTCACCGGTGGACACATCCCGCAGTTCGGCGGCAATTTCACGCGCAATGACCTTGGCACGCTCCAGGGCTTCCGGCGCCAGCGAGACAGCCCCAACCACCGCGTGCCCGCCGCCGCCATACCGCTCGCAGATACTGGCAATGTTGTGCTCGCGTGGGCGTCCGCTCCAGGGGTTGTAACCAACCGACACTTTTGACCGATAGGCGCCACGGCTGACGCTGACGCTATAGCGCGCCTGCGGATACAGCCAGTAGGCAATGAACTTGTTGTAGCCTTCGATGTCGTAGCCGGTCAGATCGAAGAACACCACGCCGTCGTGACATTCGCCCACCTGACGGAAAATCTCGATGGCGCGCTCATGACGCGCCCGGATGGGCGCAAAGGCCGCCTGGATTTCCGGCTCGGCAGCGACTTCGGCCAGCGAGCGTACCTGCAGTGCCTTGACGATGGATTGCCGCAGCCGATGGTCTTTCGACCCTTCCAGCACCAGCGTCAGTTGCATGGCCGGAGCAGTCAGATTGACGGCCGTTTCAGCATCCGGGTACTGCGCTCCGTCAATGATGTCCGCCCAGTGAATCAACTCGGCCAGTTCCGGCAGCTCCACTCCGAACCGGTCGCGCGCAATGTCGGCAATGAACTTGGTACAGGACTTGTAACTCGGATCAAAGAACTTCCTGCCACTCGTATCCGCCCGGAACAGAGCTTCATCCACGACGGTCAGAAAGGCGCTCTGGTGATGGTCAAACCACCAGGTGATTTTTTCACTTGGATGAAACTTGAAATCGAGGAGGGCATGCTCATCAGCATCAAACTGCATCTCGCCAAAACTGCCCCCCGGACGGTGCATCAGGCCGGCGTAACTGAACTCGGTCTGTGCGTCAAAAGCCCGCCGGTAAAAACAGGCAAAGACGGCCGCTGAGCAGGCACCATCGAAACAGTGATCGTGGTAGAAAATCTTGACCCTCATGGCGTCAGTACGGAGATCGCGCCGGACGCCGGACACCGTTCAGGGCCGGCACCACAGCCCGTTCTTCCGTTCGGTATTTACAGGGCGTGATAATCACCCGACAGTTCAACGTAGGCCACGCCCGGCACCCGTTCAAGCTCGGGCAGACGCTCCCGTGGCACAGAACCTGTCACCTGGCCAAGTGCAAGCAGCTGGCGGGCCACCGTCAATCCGGCCGCCTGCAAAGCGGCCACGACTTCGGCCATGCGTTCCCGGTGACTTTCAGCCACGCTGACGACAACCGCAACGGAAGGTGAAGACGAAACCGACATAGGCGCTACCCTGAAAATAAAGATGTGCCTTGCTGGGCCGAACGCGCTCATCATGACTGAAATGTATCGTTTCGGCGATATGTCTTTTCTGGAAAGGCCCTTCAATGCAGTCAAGGGCGCTTGCCGAAGTCACTGTGGATGGGCACAATCGCCGTTTCACCCGGACCGTGCCAGCAACACGAAACCTGAAGGGTGAGCGGTTGGACGTATGCTGTTTCGCTTTGAAGATGTCCACAAAAGCTACGGCGGGCACGACATCCTGTGCGGCGTGACATGTCAGGTCAATCCAGGCGAAAAGATTGGCCTCGTCGGGCGCAACGGGGCCGGCAAATCCACCATGCTGCGGCTGCTGTGTGGACTGGACCAACCCGACCGGGGGCAGATTATCCGCGCCACCAACCTGTCGTTCGGCCTTCTGGAGCAACACCCTCACTTCCCCCCGGAAGTGACCGTGCTGGAAGCGGCCCTGAGTGTCTTTTCCGCACTCCAGGCCATGGAGCGCGAGATGCGCCAGCTTGAACACGCCATGGCTGAACCGGGGCAGGGTTCAGACTGCCTGGCAGACCTGCTCGAACGCTACAGCGAACTCCAGCACCGTTTTGAAGAACAGGGGGGCTTCACCTACCCGGCCCGCACCGAGGAAGTCCTGCTCGGTCTCGGCCTCACCAGGGAGGACTTTTCCAAGCCGGCCGTCCGGCTGAGCGGCGGCCAGCAGGGCCGCCTCCACCTGGGGATGCTGCTGCTGCGGCAACCCGACCTCCTGCTGCTTGACGAGCCAACCAACCACCTCGATCTGCGCGCTATCGAGTGGCTGGAAGAATTCCTGACCAACTATGCCGCTGCCTATCTGGTCATTTCCCACGACCGCTTTTTTCTCGACCGGGTGACGACCCGCACCATCGAACTCGACCGTGGCAGGACGACTTCCTACACGGGCGGCTTCACCGAATATGTCGCCAAACGGGATGCCCTGCGGGAAATCCAGCAGCGGCACTACGAAAAACAGCAGGAAGAGATTGCCCGCCAGGAAGAGTTCATCCGGCGCAACATCGCCGGACAGAAGACCAAACAGGCCAAGTCGCGGCGCAACCTGCTGGCCCGTATGGAGCGCATCGAAGCCGCCACGGTGGATGCCCCGCAGGGCAACTTCTCGATGAAGCACGTGCCGCGTTCGGGCGAATGGGTTCTCACGCTCGAAGACCTCCGCGTGGGGTATGGCGGCAAGGCGGTGGCCGGCCCTTTCAATCTGGTGGTCCGCCGGGGTGAAAGGCTGGGTATCGTTGGCCCCAACGGTGCCGGCAAGACCACCCTGCTCAAAACGCTGCTCGGCATCCTGCCGCCGGTCACCGGCACGCTACGCTGGGGAACGGGCGTCAAAACCGCCTACTACGACCAACGGCTGGAGTCATTGACCCTCGCCAACTCGATTTTTGCTGAACTCCAAAGCGTCAACCCGTCGGCCACTGAATTCGAGCTGCGGTCATTTCTGGCCCGGTTTCTGTTTACCGGCGACGATGTATTCAAACCCATCCGTACCCTGTCCGGCGGTGAGCGGGGCCGGCTGGCGCTGGCCAAGCTCATTTACAGCCGCTCAAACGTGCTG
This genomic window contains:
- a CDS encoding bifunctional ADP-dependent NAD(P)H-hydrate dehydratase/NAD(P)H-hydrate epimerase translates to MQPILSAAHMAEVDRLTSEQFGIPGLLLMENAAVGATLAIEQHFGPVQRRRVRVFCGKGNNGGDGAAVARQLWMRGAQVEVLLFGKRETARGDARVNFDIVAQLAQASPQIRLVELQSESDFAALLNNSPSRFNLHVDALFGTGLARGLEGMFVKVVEYLNSTRPYVPVCSLDIPSGLAADLPHPVGVHVVADLTVTFTAPKVANVLPPAGHVNGKLRVVDIGSPESLLRATPNHRATLFLVTEEGVRAYLERTRRMPDAHKGHVGHVLLTAGSRGKTGAAALAGEGVLRAGAGLLTMAIPASAQALLVSQCLPEAMTLALPDDSHGRLTEEGLRAGFAAANQHTVCAIGPGLGTDPAVRRLVQWIVQEGQSPAVLDADALNCLAPWQTGRGTPERPIILTPHPGEMARLLGVSVNDVLVDRLGAARRLATTHHLFVVLKGYYTLIATPEGDVYINPTGNAGMATGGSGDVLTGIVAGLLAQTPHLPLEATLAAVYLHGKAGDLANEALGERSLVASDILRFLPQAFKFQSSAG
- a CDS encoding ABC-F family ATP-binding cassette domain-containing protein, translated to MLFRFEDVHKSYGGHDILCGVTCQVNPGEKIGLVGRNGAGKSTMLRLLCGLDQPDRGQIIRATNLSFGLLEQHPHFPPEVTVLEAALSVFSALQAMEREMRQLEHAMAEPGQGSDCLADLLERYSELQHRFEEQGGFTYPARTEEVLLGLGLTREDFSKPAVRLSGGQQGRLHLGMLLLRQPDLLLLDEPTNHLDLRAIEWLEEFLTNYAAAYLVISHDRFFLDRVTTRTIELDRGRTTSYTGGFTEYVAKRDALREIQQRHYEKQQEEIARQEEFIRRNIAGQKTKQAKSRRNLLARMERIEAATVDAPQGNFSMKHVPRSGEWVLTLEDLRVGYGGKAVAGPFNLVVRRGERLGIVGPNGAGKTTLLKTLLGILPPVTGTLRWGTGVKTAYYDQRLESLTLANSIFAELQSVNPSATEFELRSFLARFLFTGDDVFKPIRTLSGGERGRLALAKLIYSRSNVLILDEPTNHLDIPSCEALEMALVQYPGTCLIVSHDRYFLDNVATRLLWLEPGSSRDFDGSYSELWEIRQAEQREAARRAKAAETARPAAQPAETHAQAHTPSPAAPPAAPTGTSPGAKKKPRGKVRPVEAIESDIARAEADLATVSAAMATPEVATDPVRYSEFHQQYEKLTQRLEALYAEWELVAQASA